A genomic stretch from Candidatus Nitrotoga arctica includes:
- a CDS encoding penicillin-binding protein 1A has protein sequence MTSRWWFYPVIAGLALIITPLLLLMFAAMLVYPTLPSLEALTDYKPKIPLRVYSTEGVLIGEFGEERRALVKIDEVPDLMKKAVLAAEDDRFYEHGGIDYLGVLRATYNNFTSGGVKQGASTITMQVARNFFLTKEKKLSRKFNEVLLAIKIEHNLSKDEILQLYINHIYLGQRAYGFAAAAQGYFGKSLDQLGVAEFAMLAGLPKAPSIYNPVVNPKRAKLRQTYVLRRMHELGFINIQQQEAALHQPLMVKRSYQEFSGKADYLAEMVRQEIFKRYQDDTYTQGIKVYTTIRQQDQATAYEALRKGVLEYDRRHGYRGPEGYIDLQKGNTEEELEEALQDIADSDDMIPAVVIEANPKGIRAYSKGGAIAKISGEGLKFAQPYMGNKTALNKRLRVGSLIHVQKDEKNIWKIVQLPQVEAAFVSASPRNGAIYALVGGFDFNRNQFNHVTQAWRQPGSSFKPFIYSAALEKGLTPATVIDDAPLVIDAAVTGSEAWEPKNYDGVFEGPMRMRQALIKSKNMVSIRILQTITPQYAQDYITKFGFDAAKHPPYLTMALGAGSVTPMQMLTGYSVFANGGFRIAPYFIQRIEDSNGKVLHQAAPVVAGENAQQVIDVRNAYTMVNMMQGVVQHGTAFRAMQLGRHDLAGKTGTTNDSMDAWFSGFHPTVVGITWVGFDNPRSLGERETGGGAALPIWMDYMGKILKKVPEVTYTMPENMVAARINNEGLRDEAGDLVEYFYTENLPPEKPVPPPEKSLIETIIDHIF, from the coding sequence ATGACTTCTCGCTGGTGGTTCTATCCGGTCATTGCTGGCCTCGCCCTTATCATCACACCCTTATTGCTGCTGATGTTTGCGGCAATGCTGGTATACCCAACGCTGCCCTCGCTTGAAGCCTTGACCGACTATAAACCTAAAATCCCGCTACGTGTATATAGCACGGAGGGGGTCCTGATCGGCGAATTCGGGGAGGAACGGCGCGCGCTGGTCAAGATTGACGAAGTACCCGACTTGATGAAAAAAGCCGTCCTCGCCGCGGAAGATGATCGGTTTTATGAGCACGGCGGGATAGATTACCTGGGCGTATTGCGCGCCACGTATAACAATTTCACCTCAGGCGGCGTCAAGCAAGGAGCCAGCACGATCACCATGCAAGTGGCACGCAATTTTTTCCTGACTAAAGAGAAGAAATTATCACGCAAATTTAACGAAGTATTGCTTGCCATCAAGATCGAACACAATCTGAGCAAGGATGAAATCCTCCAGCTTTATATTAATCATATCTATCTGGGCCAACGGGCCTATGGCTTTGCTGCTGCCGCGCAAGGCTATTTCGGCAAAAGCCTGGATCAACTCGGCGTGGCTGAGTTTGCTATGCTGGCTGGTTTACCCAAGGCCCCTTCCATTTACAACCCGGTGGTCAACCCCAAGCGTGCCAAACTGCGCCAAACGTACGTACTGCGCCGCATGCATGAGCTGGGTTTCATAAACATCCAGCAACAAGAAGCGGCACTGCATCAACCTCTGATGGTGAAACGCAGCTATCAAGAATTTTCAGGTAAAGCTGACTATTTGGCAGAAATGGTTAGGCAAGAAATATTCAAACGCTATCAGGATGACACCTATACGCAAGGTATCAAGGTCTATACAACTATCCGTCAGCAAGATCAGGCAACAGCCTATGAAGCGCTGCGCAAAGGTGTGTTGGAATATGACCGACGCCATGGTTACCGCGGCCCGGAAGGCTATATCGATCTACAGAAAGGAAATACTGAGGAAGAGTTGGAAGAAGCGCTACAGGATATTGCTGATAGTGATGACATGATTCCCGCCGTGGTAATTGAAGCAAATCCCAAAGGCATCCGCGCTTACAGTAAGGGAGGGGCAATTGCCAAAATTAGCGGTGAAGGACTGAAATTTGCTCAGCCCTATATGGGCAACAAGACTGCACTGAATAAGCGCTTACGTGTTGGTTCACTCATCCACGTCCAGAAGGACGAAAAAAATATTTGGAAAATTGTCCAATTACCGCAAGTGGAAGCAGCTTTCGTTTCGGCCAGTCCGCGCAATGGTGCGATCTACGCTCTGGTAGGTGGCTTCGACTTCAATCGCAACCAATTTAACCATGTAACTCAGGCTTGGCGACAACCCGGCTCCAGCTTCAAACCATTCATTTATTCCGCCGCATTGGAAAAAGGTCTGACCCCTGCCACCGTTATTGACGACGCACCCTTAGTGATTGATGCGGCAGTGACTGGTAGCGAAGCGTGGGAACCGAAAAACTACGATGGGGTATTTGAAGGTCCTATGCGCATGAGACAAGCGCTTATCAAATCCAAAAACATGGTTTCTATCCGCATCCTGCAAACTATCACACCGCAATACGCACAAGATTACATCACGAAGTTTGGCTTCGACGCAGCCAAGCACCCTCCTTACCTTACTATGGCATTAGGGGCCGGCTCGGTAACGCCTATGCAAATGTTGACGGGTTACTCCGTCTTCGCCAATGGCGGCTTCCGCATCGCCCCCTATTTCATCCAGCGCATTGAGGACAGCAATGGCAAAGTACTACATCAAGCCGCGCCCGTTGTGGCCGGAGAAAACGCCCAGCAAGTTATAGACGTACGTAATGCCTACACCATGGTAAACATGATGCAAGGCGTGGTGCAACACGGCACTGCCTTCCGCGCCATGCAACTGGGTCGCCATGATTTAGCGGGCAAGACCGGCACGACCAACGATTCGATGGATGCCTGGTTCAGCGGCTTCCATCCCACAGTAGTAGGAATTACCTGGGTGGGTTTCGACAACCCGCGCAGTCTCGGCGAAAGAGAAACCGGAGGTGGGGCTGCATTACCCATTTGGATGGACTACATGGGAAAAATACTTAAAAAAGTGCCTGAAGTCACCTACACCATGCCGGAAAATATGGTGGCTGCGCGCATTAACAATGAGGGACTGCGGGATGAGGCGGGCGATTTAGTGGAATATTTTTACACAGAAAATTTACCGCCAGAGAAACCCGTCCCGCCACCGGAAAAGTCGCTTATCGAAACAATCATCGATCACATATTTTAA
- a CDS encoding quinone-dependent dihydroorotate dehydrogenase gives MYSLIRPLLFSFNPETAHHITLDALQLTYRLGLLPQLIKHPAVNPHKVMGLTFPNPVGLAAGLDKNGDHIDALAALGFGFIEIGTVTPRAQEGNPKPRLFRLPEAQGIINRMGFNNHGVDALIENVKRTNYRGILGINIGKNFDTPIEHAATDYLIGLRRVYTHASYVAINISSPNTKNLRQLQGSDELDALLTQLKAEQEKLADLYGKYVPLALKIAPDLDSEQIRQIATLLQRHRIDGVIATNTTLTRTGVEHLAQHTETGGLSGAPLCDRSTAVIHELATALQGALPIIGVGGILSGEDAVEKIQAGAALIQIYSGLIYRGPELINECVKAIRHLQRREK, from the coding sequence TCCGGAAACCGCCCACCACATTACGCTTGATGCACTGCAGCTCACCTATCGGCTTGGCCTGCTGCCGCAGTTGATCAAACACCCAGCGGTTAACCCCCATAAAGTGATGGGTCTGACTTTTCCTAACCCGGTCGGGCTGGCCGCAGGATTAGACAAGAACGGCGATCACATCGATGCGCTGGCCGCACTGGGTTTTGGCTTCATCGAGATTGGGACCGTCACGCCCCGCGCCCAAGAAGGTAACCCAAAGCCGCGCTTGTTCCGCTTGCCTGAGGCGCAGGGTATCATCAACCGCATGGGGTTCAACAACCACGGCGTGGATGCACTCATTGAAAACGTAAAACGCACAAATTATCGCGGCATTCTTGGCATCAACATTGGCAAAAATTTTGACACGCCGATTGAACATGCTGCCACCGATTACCTGATCGGGTTACGACGTGTGTACACCCACGCCAGCTATGTCGCCATCAATATTTCTTCGCCTAATACCAAGAATTTACGCCAGTTGCAAGGAAGTGATGAGCTGGATGCGTTGCTCACGCAACTTAAAGCGGAGCAGGAAAAGTTGGCAGATTTGTACGGTAAATATGTTCCATTGGCGTTAAAAATAGCCCCCGACCTTGATAGCGAACAAATCCGCCAGATAGCGACACTTTTGCAACGCCACCGCATTGACGGCGTGATTGCTACCAATACAACTCTGACGCGCACAGGCGTCGAACATCTTGCGCAGCATACTGAGACGGGCGGATTGAGTGGCGCGCCATTGTGTGATAGATCTACTGCCGTTATCCACGAACTTGCTACCGCATTACAAGGCGCTCTGCCTATTATCGGCGTAGGCGGTATTCTGAGCGGGGAAGATGCAGTGGAAAAAATTCAAGCTGGCGCTGCGCTAATACAAATTTACAGTGGGCTGATTTATCGCGGCCCTGAATTAATCAATGAATGTGTTAAAGCGATTAGACATTTGCAACGCAGGGAGAAGTAA